In the genome of Aedes aegypti strain LVP_AGWG chromosome 2, AaegL5.0 Primary Assembly, whole genome shotgun sequence, the window tacagaatatagttgtttttaagaatacacctcaaaattcacggttatttacgaaaaaatgtcgatttcgataaaaaattcaaacgatgtccacccacagatgtggatcagagGGAGAGGAGGattcgtattatggatcaaatcgactcatattgtggatcaaaacactataacagcaatttatctgcgaggtaatcGAATGGTATGCAaatgaaagcatacgtttcggCGTTTGTTTcagaatcgtcttatctttgattcattaCTGTGAAATGGGTTTTAATGTCCActgttatgaatcaacgcttctgggaatacggttgacattttatgtTCTacagatggaaaaaaatatgcttaagcagattataattgattgcgatgctgtacagatttatggttcacgtaggtaaaatgtgttctgcgtaattgcaattCTATTTGACGAGATATTCCCGTTTCAATTCAACTCTGATCcgtatctgtgtgctatccataactgtggtgtgactgtatgttcaattttgccttttcatgtgttttcgatgatAAGGTCAATAAATGGTGGAATTTATGATAATAATTTAACTCAATGATGAACGAAACgacaattcggttacatgtcgaagtgttgcaaaataattttgattacgGTATAGTAAaacggagtaactttgatagtttttttttttcgaagaaaacgaatatttatgcatgctgtttcaaagatttttaatttttactttcgaaacaagtactggcatcctagctatcgattgcagttgatagattgccgaaaattttattttgaattatttgtttggggtaactttgataatggagcataaatcaaacaagatggaatgaattacgaacatttaagGGGAATGCATACCTCTAGACGTTtatcgttatatggaaatttctgactcagattacaaaaatggtcacagTTTGTGGAAATGGTTCTCGCTAAGAGATTTAAGActatattcaagttctattataactgggctgtcaaatataagtgacgaactattcaaaactacatcaaataatgATTGTAGAATAGGTTTTTCGTGAACGTTTCGAAATTGCTAAAGTTGCACCTATTCTTATTATTCGTATATTAAGTCTAAAtattctcgattcaaatgaaaatagctctgacatgaagtgtcatactaatattctttacttttgcattcgttttgctgtACTGATTAACGGATAATGTTTTATTTCGTTTTGTATGTGGTGGgtcccgcattatcaaagttaccccgttttacggtactagttCATAATTACATTTCGATTTAGGAAATGggtcaaaatttcaactttgaaaCTCACGTTAATTTTGTCGACAAAACCTCTTACAGTAGCGTAAACTGAGATATtggtgatgaaacatttcaaatgaaatattccttttCTGGCTTCCAGGCGATGACAATGAGAAGTTGATCATCTAGTCACCCAAAAATATCAAGCTTgtcaaaagtttgtttatttgAATTAACGAACTCGATTCGTTTCAGCCGAGGTTCACTTTATTTTTCGACCCTTCGGCTGTTTTCTTCACGGTACCcagaattctttcaagattGTCAACGAAGATCGTCGAATTGTACTGATAGTACAAGATCTCATCATTCAACTTACGTATTATCGTCAAAATGGCATGACTGCGTTAAAATAATTTGCCACAATCATTCAAGTTTTCATAATCGAAAAACAACGCAATCCTCAATCCTCAAATATTTAATTTCAGAGCACCTCTTTCGGTGGCAAATAATGGGAGTCGATGGGCGTTGCGTTCAGTTTGGATAAGAATGTATAGACTGTCAATTAATTATATAAGACAATCCATGGCAATTGCTTGGAAGACCGACGCAGTCTTGGATTGGTTGACTGTTGAatcaaaatggcttgaaatattTCCTACACCGTTTACGCAATTTTGTGAAACATTTGAGATAAACAGGTAATCACGATATACGCAGGGATTAACGCTGtaaagtgaatacccctaatataatttttcaaacacttctcaaaaatacaaacatgtttaaaaaatcgtataaaatcTTCCTTATATGTGTTTTATGGCCCAAGGTATATGCCAAAAACAAAATCATGTTGATTTTTGCGCTATGAAATaatacacaaaatttaaaagtgTACCCAATcttaaggcggggttgggtattagagggtttaATAACAAATACTATAGTAACAGACTTATGTGGAGAAAAATATATGGTATAATATCCATACTACCGTCTTAAAAGTCAATATTAATAATAGCAGTACACAAGCAGGTGAATCCCTGGGCAATGGATTATTCGGTGCTATGGAATTCGGGGTACTGACCTAAAGCCATCCAGACAAACAACTTTCGGTGAAACTTTACCAACAATATATACACATGTGTCATTCCGGTTCACAACAGTTCGACGAGTTTCCCTACCCTAACCTGGAGCGATCCATCCTCTTCAGATCACCAAGGCACGTGATGACCATTAAACACTCAGTGGGGGTGAATTTATGGGTAATTTCGAAAACCAGGCGATGACGTTCTTCCGACCCAAACCTCGCTCCCCTAGTATACTATACTATAGTAGCAGCTTCCTTTTCTTGCAAAGGATATGCGTAATGTAAATCGTATGGCACTGGTGGAGATTTTTGTTGGGGTGCAGACAGATCTGGAAGACGAAAATGTGTTTCCTTCTTGTAAATCCCCACGGCAGCTTGCTGATGATGGCTCCATCCAGGGAACGGTACACCTGCGTCTCACAGGTAGAAAGAAGGATCTCCACTTCCCCGGCAGACAGTCGAATAAAAGTTAACGTAAATCatggaaaaatattcatttgagCTTCGGCGGCCCGCCCCTTGGCAGCAGAGTGGTGCTGTTTGGGAAAAAAATATCTTCGTAAGGTTCACAAGGTATGAGAAGAAATCGCTTTGATCTCACCATAGTCGCAACGCAGCCCGAGCAGACGAAGGAtatatcttttttttattgccCAACTGGCTATTTGCTTACTGGAAGCGGTAGCACTAGTGGAATAGATCGTCTGCTTCAGGTGTGAAATCCGGCACCATAAATCAGTTTTTGGAATCAATAAAAACGGATTTCGAACCGATGATAAATTATCACGTTTGTAAATGGGTCTCGTAGAAATTCTTTCGCTGAAATGATTTGACTTGTGATGTGACTTAAACCTTTTTGGATGATGAATGAAAATGATTATAGAGTTTGGAGTATGCAAGGggtttttcagggatttttcaatttcaattccatgtgatattgaacaaaaaatattagAGGTTGAATGAGATAGCACAAAAAAATTAGAGGTTAAATATAAACTTCGTTTTATTGATTAGCAACCATCACGTTCTAACAGTACACAAAGTCTCACTTACAAACCCCATCCGAAGAATCCAGCGACCAGTTCGAAGAACTTGTCTACATCGACTCCATGATCACGCAGCTTCTGGACCAAAGCTTGAGCTTCCTTGGAGTTCTGTGGATTGAAAAAGGTTTTAGTCCAcataaatcataaaatcaaCTATCAAGCCAGACCTGGTAGAAGTCAACCAACTTCTGGAAGTCAGTGCTAGACAGCTTGTCAAAGAACGCCTTGAATTCAGGGCTGGTCTTCAGTTTCTCTTCAAAGAGAGCCTTCAGTTCCTTCAGGGGCAGCAGAGCAAGAGCCTCATCGACAAATCCGCTCAATCCTCCGGCTTTTACTGAAATACACAAGTATTAATCCCCAAAGAATAAAAACTCATCAGTATTATTCTTACAGCTCTTAACTCCTTTCGTCGGCTTGACGTGATTCAGTCCCAGGAAATCGGCAACCTGATTAAGCAGCTCATAAACTTCCAAACCAGCATCTTCCAAGTAGTTCAGcacttccttgacttccttcaGGGCGAACAACTGATCCCAAACGGCGGCGAACTCCTTACCCTGCAGATAGGCGAACGCTTCCTGAAATTCCTTGTCAGTGGTTAAGTAGCGTACGACCAGATCGGTGAGTTTGTCCACCGGCAGCAGGTTGACGAAGTCTTGGAAGTCGTCTTTGAGGCTTTTGGTTGACGCTTCAACAGGGATATAGGAAGCGGTGGTGATTGCCACCAGAGCGGTGAATACAAAAACGGCCTTCATAGTGGATTGGATGTGGTTTGCTGAGCACTACTTCAGGTTGGTTGAAAGTGAAACTGATGATTGAGCTATCGATTGTTGGCAGTATTTATATTGCATTGAAACAAGTGCTCAATGGTTTCAACGAGCACTTGAAACGATT includes:
- the LOC5577277 gene encoding protein G12 isoform X1, with the protein product MKAVFVFTALVAITTASYIPVEASTKSLKDDFQDFVNLLPVDKLTDLVVRYLTTDKEFQEAFAYLQGKEFAAVWDQLFALKEVKEVLNYLEDAGLEVYELLNQVADFLGLNHVKPTKGVKSLKAGGLSGFVDEALALLPLKELKALFEEKLKTSPEFKAFFDKLSSTDFQKLVDFYQNSKEAQALVQKLRDHGVDVDKFFELVAGFFGWGL
- the LOC5577277 gene encoding protein G12 isoform X2; this encodes MKAVFVFTALVAITTASYIPVEASTKSLKDDFQDFVNLLPVDKLTDLVVRYLTTDKEFQEAFAYLQGKEFAAVWDQLFALKEVKEVLNYLEDAGLEVYELLNQVADFLGLNHVKPTKGVKSSGGLSGFVDEALALLPLKELKALFEEKLKTSPEFKAFFDKLSSTDFQKLVDFYQNSKEAQALVQKLRDHGVDVDKFFELVAGFFGWGL